A window of Desulfolucanica intricata genomic DNA:
GGCTTGCCGCCAATGCGCAAACAATATTAGCCAACATTCCGACTAAGGCTCCCCGGGAGATGTGTTGAGACATAACCAATAAATTTTCTCCCCTATACTCCATACCTAAAGTTAAAACAGCTGCCAGGTATACAGCGGGAAAGGCTGCAAATATACCCCCAATACCTCTCCCGAAAGCCCGGGCAATAACAGTAGAAGCTACTACTGCCCCACCCCCGAGAATAAAACGAACAATTACAGCAAACATAGATATATCTAACATAATATTGCTCACCTTTTTTATCAAAATTATACATCATCATACATAGTAGTTCCAGGTTTGAAAGTATAAAATATATTAGAGGCGTAATCAACACATATAAGAAATAAGGTTTATTGACAAAAAAATAATAGTGTTATTATGTACAAGGGCAGTATTCTATAGAATGTGCTAGATATTGACTGAAATAATTACTAAACAGCAGTTATTGTCTATTTTTACTGCTTGACAGAATTAAATTATTTATTCATGCCGTTCCATTATAAGTAATAACTGATTTGACGCCGGAGAGTTTGAACCAAGAGCGTAGCATATTCATTTTTGATAAGGAATATCTTAACAGCTATATTTAGTAACACCATTACATCCTCCAACATATTTTGTATTAACAACAACATAAGGAGGGATTGCTGGTGGCTGACGGTTACTTCTATCCTAGTTTTATTATCTTTTTGGTTCTTATCCTTTTAGTATTTGGAATGCCGTTCTTTGGCTATTATGGTTCTAAATAAAAGATTTTTTGAAAAATCGGTAAATCTTTAGAATAAAATAATTATCCCGGCTATATCAGCCGGGATAATTATTTTATTCTAAAGTTAATTTTTTTGTATTTTGCCAGAGAATCTCCGGGGTGCGTAAAAAAGCGTTCTCTCTTTCTTCAGAGTCTTCTCTGACTAAGTCTTTAATTCGGGGATCCTTTAATAGAATTTCCCAGGCCAGGGCTATCGTTTCTATAAAGTGGTTGTCCAGAGTGAATTTACGTTCAATTAAAGGACACTTATAGGGTAACTCCAGTGTTTCGTGAATTAGAATCCAGTTTCCGTTATTAAATAAATGTGGAGTGAGTGGAAAAAAGCGGCAGGACAGCGGTCTTAATTCCCTTGGGCATTGTTTAGTGCATTTTACAAAAAAGACGGGGTTTGGCCAGGAGTCCGGGAAAAAATGCTCTATAGGATCATGTTCTTCCCAATCCAGCCAGTCCTCCTTACCGGTAAACATAGTTTCTTCCCCCGGAAAAAGATACATGCCCAGGGTATTTTCATTATTTGGCCGGCAGCAAATA
This region includes:
- a CDS encoding DUF3147 family protein, whose amino-acid sequence is MLDISMFAVIVRFILGGGAVVASTVIARAFGRGIGGIFAAFPAVYLAAVLTLGMEYRGENLLVMSQHISRGALVGMLANIVCALAASRLIIKKGWQRGLSQALVIWFILALAIYITCKNF